Proteins encoded in a region of the Stieleria neptunia genome:
- a CDS encoding metallophosphoesterase: MMSESETTNAYFLSDLHLFSNRSTGDLILPELRDKVRQTHTVVLGGDIFDFKWSTHESDERSVEKAVEWIEDLLEQNANCEYHYILGNHDSRPEFVEQLDALASRHPNFTRHRYFARLDNCLFLHGDVADGPLDHARLDSRRQKFERKKKKTGMWHVAYDMAIHARLHRLVVLSIREMKVLRRINAYVERIGHGLTDGVTDVYFGHTHVDLDGIQYQGLCFHNGGAAIRGMKFRIVETTLSAPASVRA; this comes from the coding sequence ATGATGAGTGAATCGGAAACGACAAACGCTTATTTCCTCTCGGATCTGCATCTGTTCTCCAATCGGTCGACCGGAGACCTGATCCTGCCGGAACTGCGCGACAAGGTTCGTCAGACGCACACGGTTGTACTGGGCGGTGACATTTTTGATTTCAAGTGGAGCACCCACGAGAGCGATGAGCGGTCGGTGGAAAAGGCCGTCGAGTGGATCGAGGACCTGTTGGAGCAAAACGCCAACTGCGAGTACCACTACATCCTGGGCAATCATGATTCACGCCCCGAGTTCGTCGAGCAATTGGATGCGTTGGCATCGCGACATCCAAATTTCACGCGGCATCGCTACTTCGCCCGTCTGGACAACTGCCTGTTTTTGCACGGCGACGTTGCCGACGGGCCGCTCGATCATGCACGATTGGATTCAAGGCGGCAGAAATTCGAGCGGAAGAAGAAAAAGACCGGGATGTGGCACGTCGCCTATGACATGGCGATTCATGCGCGGCTGCATCGATTGGTGGTGCTCTCGATTCGAGAGATGAAAGTGCTGCGGCGGATCAACGCGTACGTCGAACGAATCGGCCATGGGCTGACCGATGGCGTGACAGATGTCTACTTCGGACACACGCATGTCGATCTGGACGGCATTCAGTACCAGGGGCTTTGCTTTCACAACGGCGGCGCGGCCATCCGCGGCATGAAGTTTCGAATCGTCGAAACGACGCTCAGCGCGCCGGCCAGTGTGCGCGCCTAA
- a CDS encoding aminotransferase class I/II-fold pyridoxal phosphate-dependent enzyme, whose translation MDFKQFFGSVVPPTDHYVAILRHWAEHRSDSVAFRFTDVETHDTSLTYDELWREVRALAGYLQGKCRIRPGDRVLLLYPPGLDFIVGFFACHAAGAIAVPAFPPRSNRKASRIRSIVVDADAKWALTTCGIAERLTGQTWHEDLVGVQILGTDSPGCRDLDRYREPAIDGNTLGVLQYTSGSTGSPKGVMLTQRNLVANAELIWHAFEPQPQTIGLSWLPTYHDMGLVGGILMPLFLGCTNVLMSPMTFLQRPVRWLRAITEYGVTVTGGPNFSYQLCVDKIGEREMEGLDLSTLEIAFNGAEPIRPNTLEAFRRKFEPYGFRSSASLPCYGMAETTLIVTGGPSDPRPVMRSFDRFELDKKHVVPRAEDDPAARKLVGCGAVLPNETVLIVDPDTRQVLADDQIGEIWVDSPSVGAGYYQRKEATERTFRAMTEDGRGPFLRTGDLGFLYEGQLYVSGRLKDMIIVRGVNRYPQDIEETVERASSIVQAGAVGAFAMENDGREQLTIVAEAARIRDVDWDAQIQAIRRAVTDEHDLPPDAVYLVRNSSVPKTSSGKIQRHACLHAVRDNELKLIAKWVRWEEVAGIGVAASEAMPMMQAAAAGGRGESISDADVNPLVVAAIQYQVRSVAGERAKSLKLDTNIVLDLGLDSLERLEIARNLERTFGGRFPEQVLDEIETIGQTALAVQRYLPPGADARAEAMLSGTPDVPTETLSAGAEPRPAPQEVAVEPEDRVEQFAEYRRLKATMEQMRMTGVPNPYFTVHDSIVADTTVVNGQKLISFASYNYLGLSGHPDVSQAAADSVKRYGTSVSASRLVSGEKPIHGQLERKIAEFIGVDNSILMVGGHATNETTIGHLVGEGDLILHDALSHNSIVQGALLSGARRRPFPHNDYEALDRTLAEVRSKYRRVLIIVEGVYSMDGDFSNVPEFIAVKKRHQAMLMVDEAHSFGTMGPHGRGMAEHFDIDARDVDIWMGTLSKSAASCGGYIAGSNALVELLRYTAPGFVFSVGMPPAQVAAALAAIETLEKEPDRVERLRERSELFLTLCKEAGLDTGASGGTPVVPVITGNSMVALRLSNRLKADGINVQPILYPAVDESAARLRFFLTSEHSEEQIRFAVSRTSHHLVELGFGAAASA comes from the coding sequence GTGGATTTTAAGCAATTTTTTGGCAGCGTCGTTCCCCCAACGGATCACTACGTTGCGATTCTCCGGCATTGGGCCGAGCATCGCAGCGATTCGGTGGCGTTCCGTTTCACAGACGTCGAGACACACGACACCTCGCTCACCTACGATGAGCTGTGGCGGGAAGTCCGCGCGCTGGCGGGGTACCTTCAGGGCAAGTGTCGGATTCGGCCGGGCGATCGAGTCTTGCTGTTGTATCCGCCCGGTTTGGATTTCATCGTCGGTTTTTTCGCCTGCCATGCGGCCGGTGCGATCGCCGTCCCGGCGTTTCCCCCACGATCCAATCGCAAAGCGTCGCGGATCCGATCGATCGTCGTCGATGCCGACGCCAAGTGGGCGTTGACGACATGCGGCATTGCCGAACGTCTGACCGGCCAAACCTGGCACGAAGACCTGGTCGGCGTGCAGATTCTGGGCACCGACAGCCCCGGCTGCCGCGACCTGGATCGCTACCGTGAACCGGCGATCGACGGCAACACCCTGGGGGTGCTGCAATACACTTCCGGTTCGACCGGATCGCCCAAGGGCGTGATGTTGACTCAGCGGAATCTGGTCGCCAATGCGGAACTGATTTGGCACGCGTTTGAACCCCAACCGCAAACGATCGGATTGTCCTGGCTTCCCACCTACCACGACATGGGCCTGGTCGGCGGCATCCTGATGCCGCTGTTCCTCGGATGCACCAACGTGCTGATGAGTCCGATGACGTTCCTGCAACGGCCGGTGCGCTGGTTGCGCGCGATCACCGAATACGGCGTCACGGTCACCGGTGGCCCCAATTTTTCCTACCAGTTGTGTGTCGACAAGATCGGCGAGCGGGAAATGGAAGGGTTGGACCTGAGCACGTTGGAGATCGCGTTCAACGGTGCCGAACCGATTCGGCCGAACACCTTGGAAGCGTTTCGCCGCAAGTTTGAACCCTACGGTTTTCGATCTTCGGCGAGCTTGCCGTGTTACGGGATGGCGGAAACGACGCTGATCGTCACCGGCGGCCCGAGCGATCCGCGTCCGGTGATGCGCTCCTTCGATCGCTTTGAACTCGATAAAAAGCATGTCGTCCCACGTGCCGAAGACGATCCCGCGGCACGCAAGTTGGTCGGCTGCGGTGCCGTGCTACCCAACGAAACGGTTCTGATCGTTGACCCCGACACCCGCCAGGTGCTCGCCGACGACCAGATCGGCGAGATCTGGGTGGACAGTCCCTCGGTCGGCGCCGGCTATTACCAGCGGAAAGAGGCGACCGAACGAACCTTCCGAGCGATGACCGAAGACGGCCGCGGCCCGTTCTTGCGGACCGGCGACCTGGGTTTTTTGTACGAAGGCCAACTGTACGTTTCCGGCCGCCTGAAAGACATGATCATCGTCCGCGGGGTCAATCGGTATCCCCAGGACATCGAAGAAACCGTCGAACGGGCCAGTTCCATCGTCCAGGCCGGAGCGGTCGGCGCGTTCGCGATGGAAAATGACGGTCGCGAACAATTGACGATCGTTGCCGAAGCGGCCCGGATCCGCGACGTCGATTGGGACGCCCAAATCCAAGCCATCCGGCGCGCCGTGACCGACGAACACGATCTGCCACCCGATGCGGTTTATCTGGTCCGCAACAGCAGCGTGCCGAAGACCAGCAGCGGAAAAATTCAGCGGCATGCCTGCCTGCACGCCGTTCGTGACAACGAACTGAAATTGATCGCCAAATGGGTCCGCTGGGAGGAAGTCGCCGGGATCGGCGTGGCCGCCAGCGAAGCGATGCCGATGATGCAAGCCGCCGCCGCCGGAGGGCGGGGCGAAAGCATCAGCGATGCCGACGTCAATCCGCTGGTCGTCGCGGCCATTCAATATCAGGTGCGGAGCGTCGCCGGTGAACGCGCCAAGTCGTTGAAACTGGACACCAACATCGTGCTCGATCTGGGGTTGGACAGCCTGGAACGATTGGAGATCGCACGCAATCTCGAACGGACCTTCGGCGGGCGATTCCCCGAACAGGTTCTCGACGAGATCGAGACGATCGGCCAAACCGCGCTGGCCGTCCAGCGGTATCTGCCACCGGGGGCCGATGCACGCGCCGAAGCGATGCTCTCCGGGACGCCCGACGTCCCCACCGAAACGCTCTCTGCCGGCGCCGAACCACGACCGGCCCCGCAGGAAGTGGCCGTGGAACCGGAGGATCGGGTGGAGCAATTCGCCGAGTATCGCCGGCTGAAGGCGACGATGGAACAGATGCGAATGACGGGCGTGCCCAACCCCTATTTCACCGTCCACGACAGCATTGTCGCCGATACGACCGTCGTCAACGGACAAAAACTGATCAGCTTTGCGAGCTACAACTACCTGGGGCTGAGCGGTCATCCGGACGTCTCCCAAGCCGCCGCCGATTCGGTCAAACGGTACGGCACCAGCGTCTCGGCCAGCCGGCTGGTGTCCGGTGAAAAACCGATCCACGGCCAATTGGAACGGAAGATTGCGGAGTTCATCGGAGTCGACAATTCGATTCTGATGGTCGGCGGTCACGCGACCAACGAAACGACCATCGGTCACTTGGTCGGCGAAGGTGATTTGATCCTGCATGACGCGCTGTCACACAACAGCATCGTGCAAGGCGCGTTGCTCTCGGGCGCCCGACGCCGACCGTTCCCGCACAACGATTACGAAGCCCTGGATCGAACGCTGGCGGAAGTCCGTTCGAAGTACCGTCGTGTGCTGATCATCGTCGAAGGCGTTTACAGCATGGACGGTGACTTTAGCAACGTGCCCGAGTTTATCGCGGTCAAGAAACGACACCAGGCGATGTTGATGGTCGACGAAGCCCACAGTTTCGGAACGATGGGTCCGCATGGCCGCGGCATGGCCGAGCATTTTGACATCGATGCCCGTGACGTTGACATCTGGATGGGAACGCTGTCCAAATCGGCGGCCTCCTGCGGCGGTTACATCGCCGGTTCCAACGCACTGGTCGAACTGTTGCGCTACACCGCCCCCGGATTTGTCTTCAGCGTCGGCATGCCACCGGCTCAAGTCGCCGCGGCACTGGCAGCGATTGAAACCCTGGAGAAAGAACCCGATCGCGTCGAGCGATTGCGGGAACGCAGCGAATTGTTTTTGACGCTCTGCAAAGAAGCCGGACTCGACACCGGGGCCAGCGGGGGCACACCCGTGGTGCCCGTGATCACCGGCAACTCGATGGTCGCCTTGCGTTTGTCCAACCGCTTGAAAGCCGATGGAATCAACGTCCAACCGATCCTCTACCCGGCCGTCGATGAATCCGCCGCCCGCCTGCGTTTCTTCTTGACCAGCGAACACTCCGAGGAGCAGATTCGCTTTGCCGTCTCCCGCACCTCGCACCACCTGGTTGAACTCGGTTTCGGCGCCGCCGCATCGGCGTAG
- a CDS encoding alpha/beta hydrolase, translated as MNFGFRLCCLAFLSIAVSVSQAAPPAGSTTESLWPDLPPGTTLRGEGDVPQLIVTRVESDAPTAAVVILPGGGYGGHAMDHEGYQFAEWFKSMGVSSAICTYRLRGKGNAGKGYGHPAPMMDAQRAIQTLRARAEEWNIDPQRIGVIGFSAGGHLCSTVSTHFADADPASEDPIARVSSRPDFSILCYPVVAFGKPYTHKGSQRNLIGAEPDAALLESLSNERQVTENTPPAFLFHTGADTAVPVQNSLDYYLACVRHGVPAELHVFPEGRHGLGLAQQLPGAKQWPDLCADWLRRLGVVTI; from the coding sequence ATGAACTTTGGATTTCGACTTTGTTGTTTGGCATTCCTTTCGATCGCAGTCTCTGTTTCCCAAGCCGCGCCGCCTGCGGGCTCGACGACCGAATCGCTGTGGCCCGACCTGCCGCCCGGCACCACACTCCGCGGTGAAGGCGACGTTCCGCAATTGATCGTGACGCGAGTCGAGTCGGATGCGCCGACCGCAGCGGTGGTGATTTTGCCGGGTGGCGGATACGGCGGGCACGCGATGGATCACGAGGGCTATCAATTCGCGGAATGGTTCAAGTCCATGGGCGTGAGTTCGGCGATCTGCACGTACCGGTTGCGGGGAAAAGGCAATGCGGGCAAAGGCTACGGGCACCCCGCGCCGATGATGGATGCCCAGCGGGCCATTCAAACCTTGCGGGCCCGGGCCGAAGAGTGGAACATCGATCCGCAGCGGATCGGCGTGATCGGATTCTCCGCCGGTGGCCACCTGTGTTCGACCGTCTCGACACACTTTGCCGACGCCGATCCTGCCTCGGAAGACCCGATTGCACGCGTTTCGTCACGACCGGATTTCAGCATCCTGTGCTACCCCGTGGTCGCGTTTGGCAAGCCGTACACGCACAAGGGCAGCCAACGAAACCTGATCGGCGCGGAGCCAGACGCGGCCTTGCTGGAATCGCTGTCCAACGAAAGACAGGTGACCGAGAACACGCCGCCGGCGTTTCTGTTCCACACCGGTGCCGACACGGCGGTCCCGGTTCAGAACAGCTTGGATTACTACCTGGCCTGCGTTCGGCACGGCGTTCCGGCTGAGTTACACGTGTTCCCCGAAGGCCGGCATGGACTGGGACTGGCCCAGCAGTTGCCGGGGGCAAAACAATGGCCCGATTTGTGCGCCGATTGGTTGCGGCGGTTGGGCGTGGTGACGATTTAG
- a CDS encoding ATP-binding protein: MAVTNALNGSTRIHPSLDLAAKVLDSLTVSLAVIDSTGTIAATNQAWDDFAMQNGGRPPATGVGANYLEVCRSTQGPDVFYAEQAFQGISDVLHGKRQVFTLEYPCHSPTQQRWFMLHASPLKNDPDKAVTAHLTITERKLVENKLVESTRLAAIGEAMKGLSHKGRNSLHRAQGFIDLLRYSIEQDAEATKLLDRIELAQRRLVGMYQEVQRYAEPIQLSFSVGRLDHVVEEAWASLPPFDDRLKLQHLLQGIDLDCEMDRDAIWQTLKMILSNAAESGSKTTLVDVSYQSAQLSGRPAITMVISDNGPGIPAADQEKVFEPFYTTKTIGTGLGLATARRIVEGHAGRLVVGTSVLGGASIYLTLPLRQIVR, from the coding sequence ATGGCAGTTACCAACGCGTTGAATGGTTCCACGCGGATCCATCCGAGTCTGGACTTGGCGGCAAAAGTGCTCGATTCGCTGACGGTGTCGTTGGCGGTGATTGATTCAACGGGGACGATTGCTGCGACGAACCAAGCTTGGGACGATTTTGCGATGCAGAACGGTGGCCGGCCCCCGGCGACCGGCGTCGGGGCAAACTATCTGGAAGTCTGCCGATCGACTCAGGGCCCGGACGTGTTTTACGCCGAACAGGCCTTCCAAGGAATCAGCGACGTGCTCCACGGCAAGCGACAGGTGTTCACACTCGAGTACCCCTGCCATTCGCCGACACAGCAGCGGTGGTTCATGCTGCATGCTTCACCCTTGAAAAACGATCCCGACAAGGCGGTGACGGCCCACCTGACGATCACCGAACGCAAGCTGGTGGAAAACAAACTGGTCGAGTCGACGCGGCTGGCGGCGATCGGTGAAGCGATGAAGGGATTGAGCCACAAGGGCCGAAACTCGCTCCATCGCGCCCAAGGTTTTATCGATTTGCTGCGGTATTCGATCGAGCAAGACGCCGAGGCGACAAAGTTGCTTGACCGCATCGAGCTCGCCCAACGACGCCTGGTCGGTATGTACCAAGAGGTCCAACGCTATGCCGAGCCGATCCAACTGTCGTTTTCGGTCGGCCGGTTGGACCACGTGGTCGAGGAGGCTTGGGCATCCCTTCCCCCTTTTGACGATCGACTGAAGCTGCAACATCTGTTGCAAGGGATCGATCTGGATTGCGAAATGGACCGAGACGCGATCTGGCAAACCTTGAAAATGATCTTGAGTAACGCGGCCGAATCCGGCTCCAAAACCACGCTGGTCGATGTTTCGTACCAGTCGGCTCAATTGAGCGGGCGTCCGGCGATCACCATGGTCATCAGCGACAACGGCCCGGGGATCCCTGCGGCGGATCAGGAAAAGGTGTTTGAACCCTTTTACACCACCAAAACCATCGGAACCGGCCTGGGCCTGGCCACGGCCCGCCGGATCGTCGAAGGGCACGCCGGCCGGCTGGTTGTCGGCACATCCGTCTTGGGCGGTGCGTCCATCTACTTGACGCTGCCGCTTCGTCAGATCGTACGCTAG